A DNA window from Corynebacterium ciconiae DSM 44920 contains the following coding sequences:
- a CDS encoding DUF4236 domain-containing protein has product MGITFRKRQKVGKNSWINLSGSGASTSTKVGPVTFNSRGGVWVNLPGGLTYRGRWK; this is encoded by the coding sequence ATGGGCATCACGTTCCGTAAGCGCCAAAAGGTAGGCAAGAACTCCTGGATCAACCTCTCCGGCTCGGGCGCTTCGACCTCCACCAAGGTCGGGCCGGTCACCTTCAACTCCCGTGGCGGAGTGTGGGTGAACCTTCCTGGCGGCCTCACCTATCGCGGCCGCTGGAAGTAA